A single window of Microbacterium oryzae DNA harbors:
- a CDS encoding ATP-dependent helicase: MPSTTWDDSQRAVLTLPLSSSGTVVGAPGTGKTAVLVGRVAALVESGVAPDELVVLTPTRVSATRLRDELGLRVPVASPGPLARSVGSFAFQVVRAEAVRRGAEPPRLLTGADQDRIVADILAGDEEDERAGASRWPAHLGAPVRATRGFRSELRAFVAEMTELGATADDLRALDSDSWAAVADFLGDYRAVLDRMRAPHREVSELYAEAADALREGVRVPGLERLRVVLVDDAQELTRGGVAVVEALRAQGAAVLAFGDPDIASGAFRGATPELFARLSAALGPLHVLDHPHRAAPALTRATRTVTQAIGAAGVVAHRRAPGPDVPSDAVLETCIATSPYEEVDRIAWELREWHLIGGTPWGRMAVIAHDTRQITALEAELAAREVPTRAAGVQRPLGAEAVVRDIVETVRLGMQSAAERDDDKLLEALRSPFGGLDGVGLRRLRARLRHRELAEGGSRPARALLREALAEPLFLDMQDTPEARTAARFARTLEAVHAEAERGATIHELLWTVWDRARTGDGRRLERAWRDLAVGQGPLAAEAARALDGLVALFDAAKRAVERNPQEGPLPFIREILDSDVPEDTLSAPDRDDAVTLLTPANALGAEFDAVVVAGVQDGVWPNVRLRGGLLDTWRLSDAVAALRAGAPRPEPLGVLDRRRAALHDELRLFVRALSRARRRVLVTAVDDDDTGPSALFSFLPPPPEDHGDRADHPLTLRGLVARHRRTLTEPGEDDAAREAAAAQLRVLAEAGVPGADPLEWYGVLPPSTDAPLRDLETAPARVSPSRVEAFEECGLGWVISALGGDTVAPPSAGIGTILHAAMEQAPDGDLAVLRAVMAERWPELDFETPWIAAKERRRADLYVDRLHAYLRAVRADGGEMIAAEAPFRFAVDTTPAVEPAVHTGDDLGQPHRAVVSGVIDRVETYRTGAGEHADARARGWLAMDGDGPERRVVVVDLKSGKSEKPSDGAVVEHAQLAAYQIAVQEGLVDGADRDALGGARLVIVSQTLAKSPYRVAHQHALGPETRAAFLRRVADAARGMSAASFTAQVETHCADVQQRVHPCRIHTIEAVSA, from the coding sequence ATGCCGAGCACCACATGGGATGACAGCCAGCGCGCCGTCCTGACGCTGCCGCTGAGCTCCTCCGGCACGGTGGTCGGCGCGCCGGGCACGGGGAAGACGGCGGTGCTCGTCGGCCGGGTCGCCGCGCTCGTCGAGTCCGGTGTGGCGCCCGACGAGCTCGTGGTGCTGACTCCCACGCGCGTTTCGGCGACGCGGCTGCGCGACGAGCTGGGCCTGCGGGTGCCGGTGGCGAGCCCAGGCCCGCTCGCGCGCTCGGTCGGCTCGTTCGCCTTCCAGGTCGTGCGCGCCGAGGCCGTCCGCCGCGGTGCGGAGCCGCCGCGGCTGCTCACCGGAGCCGATCAGGACCGCATCGTCGCCGACATCCTCGCGGGAGACGAGGAGGACGAGCGCGCTGGCGCGTCGCGCTGGCCCGCGCATCTCGGTGCTCCCGTGCGCGCGACCCGGGGGTTCCGCTCCGAGCTGCGCGCGTTCGTCGCGGAGATGACCGAGCTCGGCGCGACGGCCGACGACCTGCGCGCGCTCGACTCCGACTCCTGGGCGGCGGTGGCCGACTTCCTCGGCGACTACCGCGCCGTGCTCGACCGCATGCGCGCGCCGCACCGCGAGGTCTCCGAGCTGTACGCGGAGGCGGCGGACGCGCTGCGCGAGGGAGTGCGGGTGCCGGGCCTGGAGCGCCTGCGCGTCGTGCTCGTCGACGACGCGCAGGAGCTCACGCGCGGCGGGGTGGCCGTCGTCGAGGCCCTGCGTGCGCAGGGTGCGGCGGTGCTCGCGTTCGGCGACCCCGACATCGCGTCGGGCGCGTTCCGCGGCGCGACGCCGGAGCTGTTCGCGCGCCTGTCCGCCGCGCTCGGCCCGCTGCACGTCCTGGACCATCCGCACCGCGCCGCTCCCGCGCTCACGCGGGCGACCCGCACCGTCACGCAGGCGATCGGCGCGGCGGGCGTCGTCGCCCACCGGCGCGCTCCCGGGCCGGACGTGCCGTCGGACGCGGTGCTGGAGACCTGCATCGCGACCTCGCCCTATGAGGAGGTCGACCGCATCGCGTGGGAGCTGCGCGAGTGGCACCTCATCGGCGGCACGCCGTGGGGGCGGATGGCCGTGATCGCGCACGACACGCGGCAGATCACCGCGCTCGAGGCCGAGCTCGCCGCGCGCGAGGTGCCCACCCGCGCGGCGGGCGTGCAGCGGCCCCTCGGCGCGGAGGCCGTCGTGCGCGACATCGTGGAGACCGTCCGGCTCGGCATGCAGAGCGCGGCCGAGCGCGACGACGACAAGCTCCTCGAGGCGCTGCGATCGCCTTTCGGCGGCCTCGACGGCGTCGGCCTGCGTCGCCTCCGGGCGCGGCTGCGCCATCGCGAGCTCGCCGAGGGCGGCAGCCGACCCGCCCGCGCCCTCCTGCGCGAGGCGCTCGCCGAGCCCCTCTTCCTCGACATGCAGGACACCCCGGAGGCCAGGACGGCCGCGCGCTTCGCCCGCACGCTGGAGGCGGTACACGCGGAGGCGGAGCGCGGCGCGACCATCCACGAGCTGCTGTGGACCGTGTGGGATCGGGCGCGCACGGGCGACGGACGCCGACTCGAGCGCGCGTGGCGCGACCTCGCGGTCGGGCAGGGTCCGCTCGCGGCCGAGGCCGCCAGGGCGCTCGACGGACTCGTGGCCCTCTTCGACGCGGCCAAGCGCGCGGTGGAGCGGAATCCGCAGGAGGGGCCGCTGCCGTTCATCCGCGAGATCCTCGACAGCGACGTGCCGGAGGACACGCTGTCGGCGCCCGACCGCGACGACGCCGTGACGCTCCTCACCCCCGCGAACGCCCTCGGCGCCGAGTTCGACGCGGTCGTGGTCGCGGGCGTGCAGGACGGCGTCTGGCCCAACGTGCGCCTGCGCGGCGGCCTCCTCGACACCTGGCGTCTCAGCGACGCGGTGGCGGCGCTGCGGGCGGGCGCCCCGCGCCCCGAACCGCTCGGCGTGCTGGATCGCCGGCGGGCGGCGCTCCACGACGAGCTGCGCCTGTTCGTCCGCGCGCTCTCCCGCGCCCGGCGCCGCGTGCTCGTGACCGCGGTCGACGACGACGACACCGGGCCGAGCGCCCTGTTCTCCTTCCTCCCGCCCCCGCCCGAGGACCACGGCGACCGCGCGGACCATCCGCTCACCCTGCGGGGGCTCGTCGCGCGGCACCGCCGCACGCTGACGGAGCCGGGCGAGGACGACGCCGCGCGAGAGGCCGCGGCCGCTCAGCTGCGCGTGCTGGCCGAGGCCGGAGTCCCCGGCGCCGACCCGCTCGAGTGGTACGGCGTGCTGCCGCCCTCGACCGATGCACCTCTGCGCGACCTGGAGACGGCGCCGGCCCGCGTGTCGCCGTCGCGGGTGGAGGCGTTCGAGGAGTGCGGCCTCGGGTGGGTCATCTCCGCGCTCGGCGGCGACACCGTCGCACCGCCCTCGGCCGGGATCGGCACGATCCTCCACGCCGCGATGGAGCAGGCGCCCGACGGAGACCTCGCGGTGCTCCGCGCGGTGATGGCCGAGCGGTGGCCCGAGCTCGACTTCGAGACGCCGTGGATCGCGGCGAAGGAGCGGCGGCGTGCGGACCTCTACGTGGACCGGCTGCACGCCTACCTGCGCGCGGTGCGGGCGGACGGCGGCGAGATGATCGCCGCCGAGGCGCCGTTCCGCTTCGCGGTCGACACCACCCCGGCCGTCGAGCCCGCCGTGCACACGGGGGACGACCTCGGCCAGCCGCACCGCGCCGTGGTCAGCGGCGTCATCGACCGCGTCGAGACGTATCGGACGGGCGCGGGGGAGCACGCGGACGCCCGCGCGCGCGGCTGGCTCGCGATGGACGGCGACGGGCCGGAGCGGCGGGTGGTCGTGGTCGATCTCAAGAGCGGCAAGAGCGAGAAGCCGTCGGATGGCGCGGTGGTCGAGCATGCGCAGCTCGCGGCGTATCAGATCGCCGTCCAGGAGGGCCTCGTCGACGGCGCCGACCGCGACGCGCTCGGCGGCGCGCGGCTCGTCATCGTGTCGCAGACGCTCGCGAAGAGCCCCTACCGCGTCGCGCATCAGCACGCCCTGGGGCCGGAGACCCGCGCGGCGTTCCTCCGACGGGTCGCTGACGCGGCGCGGGGGATGTCCGCGGCCAGCTTCACGGCGCAGGTGGAGACGCACTGCGCCGACGTGCAGCAGCGCGTCCACCCGTGTCGGATCCACACCATCGAGGCGGTGAGCGCGTGA
- a CDS encoding PHP domain-containing protein has product MDQAGAPSVEEPADLHLHSNRSDGTEPPADVVRSAHAHGVRTVALTDHDTTAGWAEAADAAVSLGMTFLPGAELSTRLGGRSVHLLAYLFDPDAADLRAQMDDVRGDRMGRAERIVANISRDYDLGWDDVVAQTRSGATVGRPHIADALVAAGIVADRGEAFAGILHPREGYYVPHEAPDVFSAIALVREAGGVPVMAHPATSSRSGMIPLPTLHDLIDAGLAGFEIDHRENTASGRRILQKLVAERDLIATGSSDYHGLGKPNLPGENTTPAAMVERIIAAGVGSRPARP; this is encoded by the coding sequence ATGGACCAGGCGGGCGCACCGAGTGTGGAGGAGCCGGCCGACCTCCATCTCCATTCCAACAGATCGGATGGCACAGAGCCGCCGGCGGATGTCGTGCGGTCCGCGCATGCGCACGGCGTGCGCACGGTCGCCCTCACCGATCACGACACCACCGCCGGCTGGGCCGAGGCCGCGGACGCCGCGGTGTCGCTGGGGATGACCTTCCTGCCGGGCGCGGAGCTCTCCACCCGCCTCGGCGGGCGGAGCGTGCACCTGCTGGCCTACCTGTTCGACCCGGACGCGGCGGACCTGCGCGCGCAGATGGACGACGTGCGCGGCGACCGGATGGGCCGGGCCGAGCGGATCGTGGCGAACATCTCGCGCGACTACGACCTCGGCTGGGACGACGTGGTGGCGCAGACGCGCTCGGGGGCGACGGTCGGCCGTCCCCACATCGCCGACGCGCTGGTCGCGGCGGGCATCGTCGCCGACCGGGGCGAGGCGTTCGCCGGCATCCTCCACCCGCGCGAGGGGTACTACGTCCCGCACGAGGCGCCCGACGTCTTCTCGGCGATCGCGCTCGTGCGCGAGGCCGGCGGCGTGCCGGTGATGGCGCATCCGGCGACGTCGAGCCGCTCGGGCATGATCCCCCTGCCGACGCTGCACGACCTCATCGACGCCGGTCTGGCCGGATTCGAGATCGACCATCGCGAGAACACCGCGAGCGGGCGCCGCATCCTGCAGAAGCTGGTGGCCGAGCGCGACCTCATCGCGACCGGCTCGAGCGACTACCACGGCCTGGGCAAGCCGAACCTCCCCGGGGAGAACACGACGCCGGCCGCGATGGTCGAGCGGATCATCGCGGCCGGCGTCGGGTCTCGTCCGGCTCGGCCCTGA
- a CDS encoding ATP-dependent DNA helicase, translating into MMTPGAEDLASGWPGGHGIRATDIATALGQPMPTEAQQRVIEAPPTPALVVAGAGSGKTETMAARVVWLVANGHVRRDEVLGLTFTRKAAGELAERITARLSLIDEFGRRGLLPHLPAIVSGGDLDRIAAASTPRQRDVVRRQVLDELAERHATGWDPVAPRTADDLMIRPRVATYNAFADSIVREHSARIGRDPDAAMLTQSASWLIARAVVLRAELTGLEDIDKALSTLVDAVQRLAGDVLDHRVDLDELERVCAVEAAAVAPYVDETKDRDIEKAWRHLEAMPVLVQLVRAYMAEKARRGVLDFADQVGGAYDIVEGAPDVRAELREQYRVVLLDEYQDTSVIQTRFLAELFRDSAVMAVGDPHQSIYGWRGASADNLYAFARAFAHDRSAASYSLMTSWRNDQRILRAANRVLAPLQRAGGFAVPELAARPGAGEGRVGVRFAATVDDEADEVADWFARVRAEHEAQASARAHTGAILFRSKRHMQTFAAALGRRGIPHRILGLGGLLSTPEVTDVVSALRVIHDPTSGSALIRLLVGPRFAVGVADMGALHDLATVLAQRDGALNPLPDEVRDRLRASRGADEAVSIVDAVEFLRTARDDYRLLAGISPEGRARLRAAGEMLERLRRAAGQPIPELIRLIESELRLDIELAANETRGPARVAATQLRAFGDEVRAFLSADERGTIGSLLAWLEKAERTDELVPRPEPPEPGVVQLLTIHGSKGLEWDAVAVVRLVKDELPSRVTDASGWLGFGVLPFTLRGDRDALPRLEWDPASAMDAAGDDQGKRHRAAEKALASAITEFKKRNGEYQREEERRLAYVAITRARGDLLLTGSHWAGQKTPRTPSEYLVEIIEELDLEPVGETDPEENPYEGTAMTKSWPMDPLGDRRGRISAALERVAAAPVATPSPQLARLLAERAERERGRRFAAPTRVPASRFKDYVADYTGTISQIARPMPERPYQQTRIGTLFHQWVEARSGTTGSSAAIDDALWETDEEVWDEGRDTEVSAADEAALERLRETFLQSEWARLRPLAVETEIDFPLPSIDGAPEHIVICKLDAVYLRDDRGGRIEIVDWKTGRAPRTPAEREARMLQLALYRLAYHRRHGVPLEDIDVTLYYVADDLVLRDERVLTAEEVARRWQAAQRG; encoded by the coding sequence ATGATGACCCCCGGCGCGGAGGACCTCGCGTCCGGCTGGCCGGGCGGGCACGGCATCCGCGCCACGGACATCGCCACCGCACTCGGTCAGCCGATGCCGACCGAGGCGCAGCAGCGCGTCATCGAGGCGCCGCCGACGCCGGCGCTCGTGGTCGCGGGGGCGGGCAGCGGCAAGACCGAGACCATGGCCGCCCGCGTGGTCTGGCTCGTGGCCAACGGGCATGTGCGCAGGGACGAGGTCCTGGGCCTGACCTTCACGCGCAAGGCGGCGGGGGAGCTCGCCGAGCGGATCACTGCCCGGCTGTCGCTCATCGACGAGTTCGGCCGTCGGGGGCTCCTCCCGCACCTGCCGGCGATCGTCTCCGGGGGCGATCTCGACCGCATCGCCGCGGCGTCGACGCCGCGTCAGCGCGACGTCGTGCGACGGCAGGTCCTCGACGAGCTGGCCGAGCGGCACGCCACCGGATGGGACCCGGTGGCGCCGCGCACCGCCGACGACCTCATGATCCGGCCGCGGGTGGCGACCTACAACGCCTTCGCCGACTCCATCGTCCGCGAGCACTCCGCCCGGATCGGCCGCGACCCCGATGCGGCGATGCTCACGCAGTCGGCTTCGTGGCTGATCGCCCGCGCGGTCGTGCTGCGGGCAGAGCTGACCGGGCTCGAGGACATCGACAAGGCGCTCAGCACTCTCGTCGACGCGGTGCAGCGCCTGGCGGGCGACGTGCTGGACCACCGCGTGGACCTCGACGAGCTCGAGCGCGTGTGCGCCGTCGAGGCGGCGGCGGTCGCGCCGTACGTCGACGAGACGAAGGACCGCGACATCGAGAAGGCCTGGCGCCACCTCGAGGCGATGCCCGTGCTCGTCCAGCTCGTGCGCGCCTACATGGCGGAGAAGGCGCGCCGCGGCGTGCTGGACTTCGCCGACCAGGTCGGCGGCGCGTACGACATCGTCGAGGGCGCGCCGGATGTGCGGGCCGAGCTCCGAGAGCAGTACCGCGTGGTGCTCCTCGACGAGTACCAGGACACCTCGGTCATCCAGACGCGCTTCCTCGCCGAGCTCTTCCGAGACTCCGCCGTCATGGCGGTGGGCGATCCGCACCAGTCGATCTACGGATGGCGCGGGGCCAGCGCCGACAACCTGTACGCCTTCGCCCGTGCCTTCGCCCATGACCGCTCCGCCGCGTCCTACAGCCTCATGACGAGCTGGCGGAACGACCAGCGCATCCTCCGCGCCGCGAACCGCGTGCTCGCCCCGCTGCAGCGCGCGGGGGGATTCGCGGTTCCGGAGCTCGCCGCGAGACCGGGAGCGGGCGAGGGGCGCGTGGGCGTGCGGTTCGCCGCGACCGTCGACGACGAGGCCGACGAGGTCGCCGACTGGTTCGCGCGGGTCCGCGCCGAGCACGAGGCGCAGGCGAGTGCGCGCGCGCACACCGGCGCCATCCTCTTCCGCTCCAAGCGGCACATGCAGACGTTCGCCGCCGCGCTCGGACGCCGCGGCATCCCCCACCGCATCCTCGGCCTGGGCGGCCTGCTGTCCACGCCCGAGGTGACCGACGTCGTCTCCGCGCTGCGGGTCATCCACGATCCGACCTCCGGGTCCGCCCTCATCCGCCTCCTCGTCGGCCCGAGGTTCGCGGTCGGCGTGGCCGACATGGGCGCGCTGCACGATCTCGCGACCGTGCTCGCTCAGCGCGACGGCGCCCTGAACCCGCTGCCCGACGAGGTGCGCGATCGGCTCCGCGCCTCCCGCGGCGCGGACGAGGCGGTCTCGATCGTCGATGCGGTCGAGTTCCTCCGCACGGCGCGGGACGACTACCGGCTGCTCGCCGGCATCAGCCCGGAAGGCCGGGCGCGGCTGCGCGCGGCGGGGGAGATGCTCGAGCGGTTGCGGCGCGCGGCCGGTCAGCCGATCCCCGAGCTCATCCGCCTCATCGAGAGCGAGCTGCGACTCGACATCGAGCTCGCTGCCAACGAGACCCGGGGGCCGGCCCGCGTGGCCGCGACGCAGCTGCGCGCCTTCGGCGACGAGGTGCGCGCCTTCCTGTCCGCCGACGAGCGCGGCACGATCGGCAGCCTGCTGGCGTGGCTCGAGAAGGCCGAGCGCACCGACGAGCTCGTTCCGCGCCCCGAGCCGCCGGAACCCGGCGTCGTGCAGCTGCTGACGATCCACGGCTCGAAGGGACTGGAATGGGACGCGGTCGCCGTCGTCCGACTGGTGAAGGACGAGCTGCCGAGCCGTGTCACCGACGCTTCCGGATGGCTGGGCTTCGGCGTGCTGCCGTTCACCCTGCGCGGCGACCGGGATGCGCTGCCCCGGCTGGAGTGGGACCCGGCGTCGGCCATGGACGCCGCGGGCGACGACCAGGGCAAGCGGCATCGCGCGGCGGAGAAGGCGCTGGCGTCGGCGATCACCGAGTTCAAGAAGCGCAACGGCGAGTACCAGCGCGAGGAGGAGCGGCGGCTGGCCTACGTGGCGATCACACGCGCGCGCGGCGACCTGCTGCTCACCGGCTCGCACTGGGCCGGCCAGAAGACGCCGCGGACGCCGAGCGAGTACCTCGTCGAGATCATCGAGGAGCTCGACCTCGAGCCCGTGGGCGAGACCGATCCCGAGGAGAACCCCTACGAGGGGACCGCGATGACGAAGTCCTGGCCGATGGACCCGCTGGGTGATCGGCGCGGGCGGATCTCCGCGGCGCTCGAGCGGGTCGCGGCCGCGCCCGTCGCGACGCCGTCTCCGCAGCTCGCGCGGCTGCTCGCCGAGCGCGCCGAGCGCGAGCGCGGGCGGCGCTTCGCCGCCCCGACCCGTGTGCCCGCGTCGCGCTTCAAGGACTACGTCGCCGACTACACCGGCACGATCTCGCAGATCGCCCGCCCGATGCCGGAACGGCCGTACCAGCAGACGCGCATCGGCACGCTGTTCCACCAGTGGGTCGAGGCGCGCTCGGGGACGACCGGCTCGAGCGCCGCCATCGACGACGCCCTGTGGGAGACGGACGAGGAGGTCTGGGACGAGGGCCGCGACACCGAGGTGTCGGCGGCCGACGAGGCGGCGCTCGAGCGCTTGCGCGAGACGTTCCTGCAGAGCGAGTGGGCGCGCCTGCGCCCGCTGGCCGTCGAGACGGAGATCGACTTCCCGCTGCCGAGCATCGACGGCGCGCCCGAGCACATCGTCATCTGCAAGCTCGATGCCGTGTACCTCCGCGACGATCGAGGGGGCCGGATCGAGATCGTGGACTGGAAGACCGGCCGCGCGCCGCGCACTCCGGCCGAGCGGGAGGCGCGGATGCTGCAGCTCGCGCTGTACCGGCTCGCGTACCACCGTCGACACGGGGTGCCGCTCGAGGACATCGACGTCACGCTCTACTACGTCGCCGACGACCTCGTGCTGCGAGACGAGCGGGTGCTCACCGCGGAGGAGGTGGCGCGGCGCTGGCAGGCCGCTCAGCGGGGCTGA
- a CDS encoding DUF3107 domain-containing protein, translating to MEIRIGITNSGRELSFETSQSADEVKAAVAAALDEGASHLSFTDTKGNSYFVPSANLAFVEIGTSEARRVGFVG from the coding sequence GTGGAGATCCGCATCGGCATCACGAACTCCGGCCGCGAGCTGTCCTTCGAGACGTCGCAGAGCGCCGACGAGGTCAAGGCCGCCGTCGCCGCCGCCCTGGACGAGGGCGCGAGCCATCTGTCGTTCACCGACACCAAGGGCAACTCCTACTTCGTGCCCTCCGCGAACCTCGCGTTCGTCGAGATCGGCACCAGCGAGGCGCGACGCGTCGGCTTCGTCGGCTGA
- a CDS encoding DEAD/DEAH box helicase gives MTSFAELGIDQDIVDTLAAKGIVDSFPIQEQTIPLSLPGQDVIGQAKTGTGKTFGFGIPVVQRLGLNPEPGVKALIVVPTRELAVQVYEDMDLLTSGRSTSVVAIYGGKAYEGQIDQLKAGAQIVVGTPGRLIDLAGQRLLDLSHATEVVLDEADKMLDLGFLPDIEKIFQRVPEKRHTQLFSATMPGPIIALARRFMVNPIHIRATDPDEGLTQANIRHIVYRAHALDKVEIVARILQAEGRGKTVIFTRTKRAAQKLVDELNDRGFSAAAVHGDMGQEQRERSMASFKAGKKDVLIATDVAARGIDVDDVTHVINHTIPEDEKAYLHRVGRTGRAGRTGIAVTFVDWDDLHKWALINRALDFGQPEPTETYSSSPHLYTDLAIPAGTKGRLTKAPITAAVRTTEGESERRPRRRRPAEDGAAPAAAAEGAGTHDGEGREHHDGKPAPARRRRRRRPSGQAPQGA, from the coding sequence ATGACGTCATTCGCCGAACTCGGCATCGACCAGGACATCGTCGACACGCTGGCCGCCAAGGGCATCGTCGACTCCTTCCCCATCCAGGAGCAGACGATCCCGCTGTCGCTTCCCGGCCAGGACGTGATCGGCCAGGCCAAGACCGGCACCGGCAAGACCTTCGGCTTCGGCATCCCCGTCGTGCAGCGTCTCGGGCTGAACCCGGAGCCGGGCGTGAAGGCCCTCATCGTCGTCCCCACCCGCGAGCTCGCGGTGCAGGTCTACGAGGACATGGATCTGCTCACCTCCGGCCGCTCGACGAGCGTCGTCGCCATCTACGGCGGCAAGGCCTACGAGGGTCAGATCGACCAGCTGAAGGCCGGCGCGCAGATCGTCGTCGGCACGCCCGGCCGCCTCATCGACCTCGCCGGCCAGCGGCTCCTCGACCTCTCGCACGCGACCGAGGTCGTGCTCGACGAGGCCGACAAGATGCTCGACCTCGGGTTCCTCCCCGACATCGAGAAGATCTTCCAGCGCGTGCCCGAGAAGCGGCACACGCAGCTGTTCAGCGCGACCATGCCCGGCCCGATCATCGCGCTCGCCCGCCGGTTCATGGTCAACCCCATCCACATCCGCGCGACCGACCCCGACGAGGGCCTCACGCAGGCGAACATCCGCCACATCGTCTACCGCGCGCACGCGCTGGACAAGGTGGAGATCGTCGCGCGCATCCTGCAGGCGGAGGGCCGCGGCAAGACCGTGATCTTCACGCGCACGAAGCGCGCGGCGCAGAAGCTCGTCGACGAGCTGAACGACCGCGGCTTCAGCGCCGCCGCCGTGCACGGCGACATGGGCCAGGAGCAGCGCGAGCGCTCGATGGCGTCGTTCAAGGCCGGCAAGAAGGACGTGCTCATCGCGACGGATGTCGCCGCGCGCGGCATCGACGTCGACGACGTCACGCACGTGATCAACCACACGATCCCCGAGGACGAGAAGGCGTACCTGCACCGCGTCGGCCGCACGGGGCGCGCGGGCCGCACCGGCATCGCCGTGACGTTCGTCGACTGGGACGACCTGCACAAGTGGGCGCTCATCAACCGCGCGCTCGACTTCGGCCAGCCCGAGCCGACCGAGACGTACTCGTCGAGCCCGCACCTCTACACCGACCTCGCCATCCCCGCCGGCACGAAGGGCCGCCTGACGAAGGCGCCGATCACCGCCGCCGTCCGCACGACCGAGGGCGAGAGCGAGCGGCGGCCGCGCCGTCGTCGTCCCGCCGAGGACGGCGCCGCGCCGGCTGCCGCCGCCGAGGGCGCCGGCACGCACGATGGCGAGGGCCGCGAGCACCACGACGGCAAGCCGGCACCCGCGCGGCGCCGTCGGCGCCGTCGCCCCTCCGGGCAGGCGCCGCAGGGCGCGTGA
- a CDS encoding ferritin-like fold-containing protein — MANWQFWKRRPPVRMLRLRPRGELSDAVRVDFQELAPDVRTFLGQAAYLQLGYFETLTRLIRATPDLAEKEALSLAAGAALRKHRGILDVIREGGDDPTALMAPFQQSLDAFRRETLGARPRETMLTVHITAGLLDDFYLALASSYGERGRRVAKVLRTDHDRQQIADLLLQTIESDEEWRALLSMWARRLVGDTLLVARSALQMGMADAEARGDEDVEKVVEPVFTALMAAHARRMDALGLAA, encoded by the coding sequence GTGGCGAACTGGCAGTTCTGGAAGCGTCGGCCCCCGGTGCGGATGCTGCGCCTGCGACCGCGCGGCGAGCTCTCCGACGCGGTGCGGGTGGACTTCCAGGAGCTCGCGCCCGATGTGCGCACGTTCCTCGGCCAGGCCGCCTACCTGCAGCTCGGATACTTCGAGACGCTCACCCGGCTCATCCGCGCCACCCCCGACCTCGCGGAGAAGGAGGCGCTCTCGCTCGCCGCGGGCGCGGCGCTCCGCAAGCACCGCGGCATCCTCGACGTGATCCGCGAGGGCGGCGACGACCCCACGGCGCTCATGGCGCCGTTCCAGCAGTCGCTCGACGCGTTCCGCCGCGAGACGCTCGGCGCGCGGCCGCGGGAGACGATGCTCACCGTCCACATCACCGCCGGCCTGCTCGACGACTTCTACCTCGCGCTGGCCTCCAGCTACGGCGAGCGGGGACGCCGGGTGGCGAAGGTGCTGCGCACCGACCACGATCGGCAGCAGATCGCCGACCTGCTGCTGCAGACCATCGAGAGCGATGAGGAGTGGCGCGCGCTGCTGTCGATGTGGGCACGGCGCCTCGTGGGCGACACGCTGCTCGTCGCGCGCAGCGCGCTGCAGATGGGGATGGCCGACGCCGAGGCCCGCGGAGACGAGGACGTCGAGAAGGTGGTCGAGCCGGTCTTCACCGCGCTGATGGCCGCGCACGCGCGGCGGATGGACGCCCTCGGTCTCGCCGCCTGA